In a single window of the Manis pentadactyla isolate mManPen7 chromosome 14, mManPen7.hap1, whole genome shotgun sequence genome:
- the ARVCF gene encoding splicing regulator ARVCF isoform X5 codes for MEDCNVHSAASILASVKEQEARFERLTRALEQERRHVALQLERAQQPGVGSGQPLPMAWQQLVLQEQSPGSQASLATMPEAPEVLEETVTVEEDPGTPTSHVSIVTSEDGTTRRTETKVTKTVKTVTTRTVRQVPVGPDGLPLLDGGPPLGPFTDCPLDRHFLLRGGGPAATLPRAYLSSGGSFPDGTEPRDVPSYGSLSRGLGTRPPRGGPGSGDGCFTLPGWREAFPSVPEPVTLAGRSQPERFQAEPYGLEDDTRSLAADDDGGPELEPEYGTAKRRRPDCGRGLRARAYEDAADDGGELMEERPPFPATAAPLAQPERGSLGSLDRVVRRSPSVDSTRKEPRWRDPELPEVLAMLRHPVDPVKANAAAYLQHLCFENEGIKRRVRQLRGLPLLVALLDHPRAEVRRRACGALRNLSYGRDADNKAAIRDCGGVPALVRLLRAARDSEVRELVTGTLWNLSSYEPLKVVIIDHGLQTLTHEVIVPHSGWEREPNEDSKPRDAEWTTVFKNTSGCLRNVSSDGAEARRRLRECEGLVDALLHALQSAVGRKDTDNKSVENCVCIMRNLSYHVHKEVPGADRYQDAEPGPPGSALGSQRRRRDDAGCFGGKKAKEEWFHQGKKDSEMDRNFDTLDLPKRAEAAKGFELLYQPEVVRLYLSLLTESRNFNTLEAAAGALQNLSAGTWVWATYIRATVRKERGLPVLVELLRSETDKVVRAVAIALRNLSLDRRNKDLIGSYAMAELVRNVRSAQAPARPEIRLEEDTVVAVLNTIHEIVSDSLDNARSLLQARGVPALVALSASSQSVREAKAASHVLQTVWSYRELRGALQKEGWTKARFQSAATIAKGPKGAPSPRGFDDSTLPLVDKSLEQCKGVTKDIRGRGGQPYPGLSAPLLLEASHPLMPCRWGEPRQPGCDPHGGTWRRRILHGGPEGAEDARQRPCRGGLGEGTTERPRPSHLFLGI; via the exons ATGGAGGACTGCAACGTGCACTCCGCTGCCAGCATCCTGGCCTCAGTGAAGGAGCAGGAGGCACGCTTCGAGCGACTGACACGGGCACTGGAGCAGGAGCGGCGCCATGTGGCCTTGCAACTGGAGCGCGCCCAGCAGCCTGGTGTGGGCAGTGGGCAGCCCCTGCCGATGGCCTGGCAACAGCTGGTCCTGCAG GAGCAGAGCCCAGGAAGCCAGGCCTCGCTGGCCACAATGCCAGAGGCCCCCGAGGTACTGGAGGAGACAGTGACGGTGGAGGAGGACCCTGGCACGCCCACCTCCCATGTGTCCATCGTCACGTCAGAAGATGGCACCACCCGGCGCACTGAGACCAAG GTCACCAAGACTGTGAAGACAGTGACCACCCGAACAGTGCGCCAGGTGCCCGTAGGCCCAGACGGCCTACCCCTGTTGGATGGCGGCCCACCGCTAGGCCCCTTCACTGACTGCCCCCTGGACCGGCACTTCTTGCTGCGAGGGGGCGGCCCGGCAGCCACACTCCCCCGAGCCTACCTCAGCAGTGGGGGCAGCTTTCCCGATGGCACTGAGCCCCGTGACGTCCCCAGCTACGGCAGCCTGTCCCGCGGGTTGGGCACACGGCCCCCACGTGGTGGCCCAGGCTCCGGCGACGGCTGCTTCACGCTGCCTGGCTGGCGAGAAGCCTTCCCCTCTGTCCCTGAGCCTGTGACGCTAGCTGGCCGCTCCCAGCCTGAGCGCTTCCAGGCAGAGCCGTATGGCTTGGAGGATGACACCCGCAGCCTGGCCGCTGATGACGACGGTGGCCCGGAGCTGGAACCTGAATACGGCACTGCCAAGCGGAGGAGGCCTGACTGTGGGCGGGGCCTTCGTGCCAG GGCCTATGAGGATGCAGCAGACGATGGCGGGGAGCTGATGGAGGAGCGGCCCCCCTTCCCGGCTACGGCAGCCCCTCTGGCCCAGCCGGAACGGGGCAGCCTGGGCAGCCTGGACCGGGTGGTACGGCGCTCACCCTCAGTGGACAGCACCCGCAAGGAGCCGCGCTGGCGGGACCCCGAGCTGCCGGAGGTTCTGGCCATGCTGCGGCACCCTGTGGACCCCGTGAAGGCCAACGCGGCTGCCTACCTGCAGCATCTCTGCTTCGAGAACGAGGGCATCAAGCGTCGCGTGCGGCAGCTGCGGGGGCTGCCTCTGCTCGTGGCTCTGCTGGACCACCCAAGGGCAGAGGTGCGGCGCCGGGCCTGCGGGGCCCTGCGGAACCTGTCCTATGGCCGAGACGCTGACAACAAGGCTGCCATCCGGGACTGCGGCGGGGTGCCCGCCCTGGTGCGCCTGCTGCGTGCCGCCCGGGACAGCGAGGTCCGAGAGCTTGTCACAG GCACCCTCTGGAACCTGTCATCCTACGAGCCCCTGAAGGTGGTCATCATTGACCATGGCCTGCAGACGCTGACCCACGAGGTCATTGTGCCCCACTCGGGCTGGGAGCGCGAGCCCAATGAGGACTCTAAGCCACGGGATGCCGAGTGGACAACAGTCTTCAAGAATACGTCTGGCTGCTTGAG GAACGTGAGCTCTGATGGTGCAGAGGCCCGGCGGAGGCTCCGGGAGTGTGAAGGGCTGGTGGATGCACTGCTGCACGCCCTGCAGTCAGCTGTGGGCAGGAAGGACACGGATAACAAG TCGGTGGAGAACTGCGTGTGCATCATGCGGAACCTGTCCTACCATGTGCACAAGGAGGTGCCTGGGGCCGACAGGTACCAGGACGCCGAGCCTGGGCCCCCTGGCAGTGCTCTTGGCTCCCAGCGCCGGAGGCGGGATGACGCCGGCTGTTTCGGTGGCAAGAAGGCCAAAG AGGAGTGGTTCCATCAAG GGaagaaggacagtgagatggaCCGGAACTTTGACACGCTAGACCTGCCCAAACGTGCCGAGGCTGCCAAAG GCTTTGAGCTGCTGTACCAGCCGGAGGTGGTCCGTCTGTACCTTTCCCTCCTGACCGAGAGCCGGAACTTCAACACCCTGGAGGCGGCTGCCGGGGCCTTACAGAACCTCAGCGCTGGCACCTGGGTG TGGGCCACGTACATCCGCGCCACGGTGCGCAAGGAGCGGGGGCTGCCGGTGCTGGTGGAGTTGCTGCGGTCCGAGACCGACAAGGTGGTGCGCGCCGTCGCCATCGCCCTGCGCAACCTCTCGCTGGACCGTCGCAATAAGGACCTCATCG GGAGCTATGCCATGGCGGAGCTGGTGCGGAATGTGCGCAGTGCACAGGCACCGGCGCGACCCGAGATCCGCCTGGAGGAGGACACGGTGGTGGCCGTGCTCAACACCATCCACGAGATCGTGTCCGACAGCCTGGACAACGCGCGCTCGCTTCTGCAGGCTCGCGGCGTTCCTGCGCTCGTGGCGCTCAGCGCCTCCag CCAATCGGTGCGCGAGGCGAAGGCCGCGTCCCACGTGCTGCAGACCGTGTGGAGTTACAGGGAGCTGCGCGGGGCCCTGCAAAAGGAAGGCTGGACCAAGGCGCGCTTCCAG TCGGCTGCTACTATTGCCAAGGGGCCCAAGGGAGCACCGAGTCCCAGAGGCTTTGACGACAGCACCTTGCCACTGGTGGACAAAAGCCTTG
- the ARVCF gene encoding splicing regulator ARVCF isoform X7, translating into MEDCNVHSAASILASVKEQEARFERLTRALEQERRHVALQLERAQQPGVGSGQPLPMAWQQLVLQEQSPGSQASLATMPEAPEVLEETVTVEEDPGTPTSHVSIVTSEDGTTRRTETKVTKTVKTVTTRTVRQVPVGPDGLPLLDGGPPLGPFTDCPLDRHFLLRGGGPAATLPRAYLSSGGSFPDGTEPRDVPSYGSLSRGLGTRPPRGGPGSGDGCFTLPGWREAFPSVPEPVTLAGRSQPERFQAEPYGLEDDTRSLAADDDGGPELEPEYGTAKRRRPDCGRGLRARAYEDAADDGGELMEERPPFPATAAPLAQPERGSLGSLDRVVRRSPSVDSTRKEPRWRDPELPEVLAMLRHPVDPVKANAAAYLQHLCFENEGIKRRVRQLRGLPLLVALLDHPRAEVRRRACGALRNLSYGRDADNKAAIRDCGGVPALVRLLRAARDSEVRELVTGTLWNLSSYEPLKVVIIDHGLQTLTHEVIVPHSGWEREPNEDSKPRDAEWTTVFKNTSGCLRNVSSDGAEARRRLRECEGLVDALLHALQSAVGRKDTDNKSVENCVCIMRNLSYHVHKEVPGADRYQDAEPGPPGSALGSQRRRRDDAGCFGGKKAKEEWFHQGKKDSEMDRNFDTLDLPKRAEAAKGFELLYQPEVVRLYLSLLTESRNFNTLEAAAGALQNLSAGTWVWATYIRATVRKERGLPVLVELLRSETDKVVRAVAIALRNLSLDRRNKDLIGSYAMAELVRNVRSAQAPARPEIRLEEDTVVAVLNTIHEIVSDSLDNARSLLQARGVPALVALSASSQSVREAKAASHVLQTVWSYRELRGALQKEGWTKARFQSAATIAKGPKGAPSPRGFDDSTLPLVDKSLDGENPGSQDVIPMEALGADGYSTVGRRERRTQGSDPAGEASEKEPLKPAPCRKAPPPGPSRPAVRLVDAVGDTRPQPVDSWV; encoded by the exons ATGGAGGACTGCAACGTGCACTCCGCTGCCAGCATCCTGGCCTCAGTGAAGGAGCAGGAGGCACGCTTCGAGCGACTGACACGGGCACTGGAGCAGGAGCGGCGCCATGTGGCCTTGCAACTGGAGCGCGCCCAGCAGCCTGGTGTGGGCAGTGGGCAGCCCCTGCCGATGGCCTGGCAACAGCTGGTCCTGCAG GAGCAGAGCCCAGGAAGCCAGGCCTCGCTGGCCACAATGCCAGAGGCCCCCGAGGTACTGGAGGAGACAGTGACGGTGGAGGAGGACCCTGGCACGCCCACCTCCCATGTGTCCATCGTCACGTCAGAAGATGGCACCACCCGGCGCACTGAGACCAAG GTCACCAAGACTGTGAAGACAGTGACCACCCGAACAGTGCGCCAGGTGCCCGTAGGCCCAGACGGCCTACCCCTGTTGGATGGCGGCCCACCGCTAGGCCCCTTCACTGACTGCCCCCTGGACCGGCACTTCTTGCTGCGAGGGGGCGGCCCGGCAGCCACACTCCCCCGAGCCTACCTCAGCAGTGGGGGCAGCTTTCCCGATGGCACTGAGCCCCGTGACGTCCCCAGCTACGGCAGCCTGTCCCGCGGGTTGGGCACACGGCCCCCACGTGGTGGCCCAGGCTCCGGCGACGGCTGCTTCACGCTGCCTGGCTGGCGAGAAGCCTTCCCCTCTGTCCCTGAGCCTGTGACGCTAGCTGGCCGCTCCCAGCCTGAGCGCTTCCAGGCAGAGCCGTATGGCTTGGAGGATGACACCCGCAGCCTGGCCGCTGATGACGACGGTGGCCCGGAGCTGGAACCTGAATACGGCACTGCCAAGCGGAGGAGGCCTGACTGTGGGCGGGGCCTTCGTGCCAG GGCCTATGAGGATGCAGCAGACGATGGCGGGGAGCTGATGGAGGAGCGGCCCCCCTTCCCGGCTACGGCAGCCCCTCTGGCCCAGCCGGAACGGGGCAGCCTGGGCAGCCTGGACCGGGTGGTACGGCGCTCACCCTCAGTGGACAGCACCCGCAAGGAGCCGCGCTGGCGGGACCCCGAGCTGCCGGAGGTTCTGGCCATGCTGCGGCACCCTGTGGACCCCGTGAAGGCCAACGCGGCTGCCTACCTGCAGCATCTCTGCTTCGAGAACGAGGGCATCAAGCGTCGCGTGCGGCAGCTGCGGGGGCTGCCTCTGCTCGTGGCTCTGCTGGACCACCCAAGGGCAGAGGTGCGGCGCCGGGCCTGCGGGGCCCTGCGGAACCTGTCCTATGGCCGAGACGCTGACAACAAGGCTGCCATCCGGGACTGCGGCGGGGTGCCCGCCCTGGTGCGCCTGCTGCGTGCCGCCCGGGACAGCGAGGTCCGAGAGCTTGTCACAG GCACCCTCTGGAACCTGTCATCCTACGAGCCCCTGAAGGTGGTCATCATTGACCATGGCCTGCAGACGCTGACCCACGAGGTCATTGTGCCCCACTCGGGCTGGGAGCGCGAGCCCAATGAGGACTCTAAGCCACGGGATGCCGAGTGGACAACAGTCTTCAAGAATACGTCTGGCTGCTTGAG GAACGTGAGCTCTGATGGTGCAGAGGCCCGGCGGAGGCTCCGGGAGTGTGAAGGGCTGGTGGATGCACTGCTGCACGCCCTGCAGTCAGCTGTGGGCAGGAAGGACACGGATAACAAG TCGGTGGAGAACTGCGTGTGCATCATGCGGAACCTGTCCTACCATGTGCACAAGGAGGTGCCTGGGGCCGACAGGTACCAGGACGCCGAGCCTGGGCCCCCTGGCAGTGCTCTTGGCTCCCAGCGCCGGAGGCGGGATGACGCCGGCTGTTTCGGTGGCAAGAAGGCCAAAG AGGAGTGGTTCCATCAAG GGaagaaggacagtgagatggaCCGGAACTTTGACACGCTAGACCTGCCCAAACGTGCCGAGGCTGCCAAAG GCTTTGAGCTGCTGTACCAGCCGGAGGTGGTCCGTCTGTACCTTTCCCTCCTGACCGAGAGCCGGAACTTCAACACCCTGGAGGCGGCTGCCGGGGCCTTACAGAACCTCAGCGCTGGCACCTGGGTG TGGGCCACGTACATCCGCGCCACGGTGCGCAAGGAGCGGGGGCTGCCGGTGCTGGTGGAGTTGCTGCGGTCCGAGACCGACAAGGTGGTGCGCGCCGTCGCCATCGCCCTGCGCAACCTCTCGCTGGACCGTCGCAATAAGGACCTCATCG GGAGCTATGCCATGGCGGAGCTGGTGCGGAATGTGCGCAGTGCACAGGCACCGGCGCGACCCGAGATCCGCCTGGAGGAGGACACGGTGGTGGCCGTGCTCAACACCATCCACGAGATCGTGTCCGACAGCCTGGACAACGCGCGCTCGCTTCTGCAGGCTCGCGGCGTTCCTGCGCTCGTGGCGCTCAGCGCCTCCag CCAATCGGTGCGCGAGGCGAAGGCCGCGTCCCACGTGCTGCAGACCGTGTGGAGTTACAGGGAGCTGCGCGGGGCCCTGCAAAAGGAAGGCTGGACCAAGGCGCGCTTCCAG TCGGCTGCTACTATTGCCAAGGGGCCCAAGGGAGCACCGAGTCCCAGAGGCTTTGACGACAGCACCTTGCCACTGGTGGACAAAAGCCTTG
- the ARVCF gene encoding splicing regulator ARVCF isoform X10 has protein sequence MEDCNVHSAASILASVKEQEARFERLTRALEQERRHVALQLERAQQPGVGSGQPLPMAWQQLVLQEQSPGSQASLATMPEAPEVLEETVTVEEDPGTPTSHVSIVTSEDGTTRRTETKVTKTVKTVTTRTVRQVPVGPDGLPLLDGGPPLGPFTDCPLDRHFLLRGGGPAATLPRAYLSSGGSFPDGTEPRDVPSYGSLSRGLGTRPPRGGPGSGDGCFTLPGWREAFPSVPEPVTLAGRSQPERFQAEPYGLEDDTRSLAADDDGGPELEPEYGTAKRRRPDCGRGLRARAYEDAADDGGELMEERPPFPATAAPLAQPERGSLGSLDRVVRRSPSVDSTRKEPRWRDPELPEVLAMLRHPVDPVKANAAAYLQHLCFENEGIKRRVRQLRGLPLLVALLDHPRAEVRRRACGALRNLSYGRDADNKAAIRDCGGVPALVRLLRAARDSEVRELVTGTLWNLSSYEPLKVVIIDHGLQTLTHEVIVPHSGWEREPNEDSKPRDAEWTTVFKNTSGCLRNVSSDGAEARRRLRECEGLVDALLHALQSAVGRKDTDNKSVENCVCIMRNLSYHVHKEVPGADRYQDAEPGPPGSALGSQRRRRDDAGCFGGKKAKEEWFHQGKKDSEMDRNFDTLDLPKRAEAAKGFELLYQPEVVRLYLSLLTESRNFNTLEAAAGALQNLSAGTWVWATYIRATVRKERGLPVLVELLRSETDKVVRAVAIALRNLSLDRRNKDLIGSYAMAELVRNVRSAQAPARPEIRLEEDTVVAVLNTIHEIVSDSLDNARSLLQARGVPALVALSASSQSVREAKAASHVLQTVWSYRELRGALQKEGWTKARFQSAATIAKGPKGAPSPRGFDDSTLPLVDKSLDGENPGSQDVIPMEALGADGYSTVGRRERRTQGSDPAGEASEKEPLKGPGPAICS, from the exons ATGGAGGACTGCAACGTGCACTCCGCTGCCAGCATCCTGGCCTCAGTGAAGGAGCAGGAGGCACGCTTCGAGCGACTGACACGGGCACTGGAGCAGGAGCGGCGCCATGTGGCCTTGCAACTGGAGCGCGCCCAGCAGCCTGGTGTGGGCAGTGGGCAGCCCCTGCCGATGGCCTGGCAACAGCTGGTCCTGCAG GAGCAGAGCCCAGGAAGCCAGGCCTCGCTGGCCACAATGCCAGAGGCCCCCGAGGTACTGGAGGAGACAGTGACGGTGGAGGAGGACCCTGGCACGCCCACCTCCCATGTGTCCATCGTCACGTCAGAAGATGGCACCACCCGGCGCACTGAGACCAAG GTCACCAAGACTGTGAAGACAGTGACCACCCGAACAGTGCGCCAGGTGCCCGTAGGCCCAGACGGCCTACCCCTGTTGGATGGCGGCCCACCGCTAGGCCCCTTCACTGACTGCCCCCTGGACCGGCACTTCTTGCTGCGAGGGGGCGGCCCGGCAGCCACACTCCCCCGAGCCTACCTCAGCAGTGGGGGCAGCTTTCCCGATGGCACTGAGCCCCGTGACGTCCCCAGCTACGGCAGCCTGTCCCGCGGGTTGGGCACACGGCCCCCACGTGGTGGCCCAGGCTCCGGCGACGGCTGCTTCACGCTGCCTGGCTGGCGAGAAGCCTTCCCCTCTGTCCCTGAGCCTGTGACGCTAGCTGGCCGCTCCCAGCCTGAGCGCTTCCAGGCAGAGCCGTATGGCTTGGAGGATGACACCCGCAGCCTGGCCGCTGATGACGACGGTGGCCCGGAGCTGGAACCTGAATACGGCACTGCCAAGCGGAGGAGGCCTGACTGTGGGCGGGGCCTTCGTGCCAG GGCCTATGAGGATGCAGCAGACGATGGCGGGGAGCTGATGGAGGAGCGGCCCCCCTTCCCGGCTACGGCAGCCCCTCTGGCCCAGCCGGAACGGGGCAGCCTGGGCAGCCTGGACCGGGTGGTACGGCGCTCACCCTCAGTGGACAGCACCCGCAAGGAGCCGCGCTGGCGGGACCCCGAGCTGCCGGAGGTTCTGGCCATGCTGCGGCACCCTGTGGACCCCGTGAAGGCCAACGCGGCTGCCTACCTGCAGCATCTCTGCTTCGAGAACGAGGGCATCAAGCGTCGCGTGCGGCAGCTGCGGGGGCTGCCTCTGCTCGTGGCTCTGCTGGACCACCCAAGGGCAGAGGTGCGGCGCCGGGCCTGCGGGGCCCTGCGGAACCTGTCCTATGGCCGAGACGCTGACAACAAGGCTGCCATCCGGGACTGCGGCGGGGTGCCCGCCCTGGTGCGCCTGCTGCGTGCCGCCCGGGACAGCGAGGTCCGAGAGCTTGTCACAG GCACCCTCTGGAACCTGTCATCCTACGAGCCCCTGAAGGTGGTCATCATTGACCATGGCCTGCAGACGCTGACCCACGAGGTCATTGTGCCCCACTCGGGCTGGGAGCGCGAGCCCAATGAGGACTCTAAGCCACGGGATGCCGAGTGGACAACAGTCTTCAAGAATACGTCTGGCTGCTTGAG GAACGTGAGCTCTGATGGTGCAGAGGCCCGGCGGAGGCTCCGGGAGTGTGAAGGGCTGGTGGATGCACTGCTGCACGCCCTGCAGTCAGCTGTGGGCAGGAAGGACACGGATAACAAG TCGGTGGAGAACTGCGTGTGCATCATGCGGAACCTGTCCTACCATGTGCACAAGGAGGTGCCTGGGGCCGACAGGTACCAGGACGCCGAGCCTGGGCCCCCTGGCAGTGCTCTTGGCTCCCAGCGCCGGAGGCGGGATGACGCCGGCTGTTTCGGTGGCAAGAAGGCCAAAG AGGAGTGGTTCCATCAAG GGaagaaggacagtgagatggaCCGGAACTTTGACACGCTAGACCTGCCCAAACGTGCCGAGGCTGCCAAAG GCTTTGAGCTGCTGTACCAGCCGGAGGTGGTCCGTCTGTACCTTTCCCTCCTGACCGAGAGCCGGAACTTCAACACCCTGGAGGCGGCTGCCGGGGCCTTACAGAACCTCAGCGCTGGCACCTGGGTG TGGGCCACGTACATCCGCGCCACGGTGCGCAAGGAGCGGGGGCTGCCGGTGCTGGTGGAGTTGCTGCGGTCCGAGACCGACAAGGTGGTGCGCGCCGTCGCCATCGCCCTGCGCAACCTCTCGCTGGACCGTCGCAATAAGGACCTCATCG GGAGCTATGCCATGGCGGAGCTGGTGCGGAATGTGCGCAGTGCACAGGCACCGGCGCGACCCGAGATCCGCCTGGAGGAGGACACGGTGGTGGCCGTGCTCAACACCATCCACGAGATCGTGTCCGACAGCCTGGACAACGCGCGCTCGCTTCTGCAGGCTCGCGGCGTTCCTGCGCTCGTGGCGCTCAGCGCCTCCag CCAATCGGTGCGCGAGGCGAAGGCCGCGTCCCACGTGCTGCAGACCGTGTGGAGTTACAGGGAGCTGCGCGGGGCCCTGCAAAAGGAAGGCTGGACCAAGGCGCGCTTCCAG TCGGCTGCTACTATTGCCAAGGGGCCCAAGGGAGCACCGAGTCCCAGAGGCTTTGACGACAGCACCTTGCCACTGGTGGACAAAAGCCTTG
- the ARVCF gene encoding splicing regulator ARVCF isoform X8: MEDCNVHSAASILASVKEQEARFERLTRALEQERRHVALQLERAQQPGVGSGQPLPMAWQQLVLQEQSPGSQASLATMPEAPEVLEETVTVEEDPGTPTSHVSIVTSEDGTTRRTETKVTKTVKTVTTRTVRQVPVGPDGLPLLDGGPPLGPFTDCPLDRHFLLRGGGPAATLPRAYLSSGGSFPDGTEPRDVPSYGSLSRGLGTRPPRGGPGSGDGCFTLPGWREAFPSVPEPVTLAGRSQPERFQAEPYGLEDDTRSLAADDDGGPELEPEYGTAKRRRPDCGRGLRARAYEDAADDGGELMEERPPFPATAAPLAQPERGSLGSLDRVVRRSPSVDSTRKEPRWRDPELPEVLAMLRHPVDPVKANAAAYLQHLCFENEGIKRRVRQLRGLPLLVALLDHPRAEVRRRACGALRNLSYGRDADNKAAIRDCGGVPALVRLLRAARDSEVRELVTGTLWNLSSYEPLKVVIIDHGLQTLTHEVIVPHSGWEREPNEDSKPRDAEWTTVFKNTSGCLRNVSSDGAEARRRLRECEGLVDALLHALQSAVGRKDTDNKSVENCVCIMRNLSYHVHKEVPGADRYQDAEPGPPGSALGSQRRRRDDAGCFGGKKAKGKKDSEMDRNFDTLDLPKRAEAAKGFELLYQPEVVRLYLSLLTESRNFNTLEAAAGALQNLSAGTWVWATYIRATVRKERGLPVLVELLRSETDKVVRAVAIALRNLSLDRRNKDLIGSYAMAELVRNVRSAQAPARPEIRLEEDTVVAVLNTIHEIVSDSLDNARSLLQARGVPALVALSASSQSVREAKAASHVLQTVWSYRELRGALQKEGWTKARFQSAATIAKGPKGAPSPRGFDDSTLPLVDKSLDGENPGSQDVIPMEALGADGYSTVGRRERRTQGSDPAGEASEKEPLKPAPCRKAPPPGPSRPAVRLVDAVGDTRPQPVDSWV, translated from the exons ATGGAGGACTGCAACGTGCACTCCGCTGCCAGCATCCTGGCCTCAGTGAAGGAGCAGGAGGCACGCTTCGAGCGACTGACACGGGCACTGGAGCAGGAGCGGCGCCATGTGGCCTTGCAACTGGAGCGCGCCCAGCAGCCTGGTGTGGGCAGTGGGCAGCCCCTGCCGATGGCCTGGCAACAGCTGGTCCTGCAG GAGCAGAGCCCAGGAAGCCAGGCCTCGCTGGCCACAATGCCAGAGGCCCCCGAGGTACTGGAGGAGACAGTGACGGTGGAGGAGGACCCTGGCACGCCCACCTCCCATGTGTCCATCGTCACGTCAGAAGATGGCACCACCCGGCGCACTGAGACCAAG GTCACCAAGACTGTGAAGACAGTGACCACCCGAACAGTGCGCCAGGTGCCCGTAGGCCCAGACGGCCTACCCCTGTTGGATGGCGGCCCACCGCTAGGCCCCTTCACTGACTGCCCCCTGGACCGGCACTTCTTGCTGCGAGGGGGCGGCCCGGCAGCCACACTCCCCCGAGCCTACCTCAGCAGTGGGGGCAGCTTTCCCGATGGCACTGAGCCCCGTGACGTCCCCAGCTACGGCAGCCTGTCCCGCGGGTTGGGCACACGGCCCCCACGTGGTGGCCCAGGCTCCGGCGACGGCTGCTTCACGCTGCCTGGCTGGCGAGAAGCCTTCCCCTCTGTCCCTGAGCCTGTGACGCTAGCTGGCCGCTCCCAGCCTGAGCGCTTCCAGGCAGAGCCGTATGGCTTGGAGGATGACACCCGCAGCCTGGCCGCTGATGACGACGGTGGCCCGGAGCTGGAACCTGAATACGGCACTGCCAAGCGGAGGAGGCCTGACTGTGGGCGGGGCCTTCGTGCCAG GGCCTATGAGGATGCAGCAGACGATGGCGGGGAGCTGATGGAGGAGCGGCCCCCCTTCCCGGCTACGGCAGCCCCTCTGGCCCAGCCGGAACGGGGCAGCCTGGGCAGCCTGGACCGGGTGGTACGGCGCTCACCCTCAGTGGACAGCACCCGCAAGGAGCCGCGCTGGCGGGACCCCGAGCTGCCGGAGGTTCTGGCCATGCTGCGGCACCCTGTGGACCCCGTGAAGGCCAACGCGGCTGCCTACCTGCAGCATCTCTGCTTCGAGAACGAGGGCATCAAGCGTCGCGTGCGGCAGCTGCGGGGGCTGCCTCTGCTCGTGGCTCTGCTGGACCACCCAAGGGCAGAGGTGCGGCGCCGGGCCTGCGGGGCCCTGCGGAACCTGTCCTATGGCCGAGACGCTGACAACAAGGCTGCCATCCGGGACTGCGGCGGGGTGCCCGCCCTGGTGCGCCTGCTGCGTGCCGCCCGGGACAGCGAGGTCCGAGAGCTTGTCACAG GCACCCTCTGGAACCTGTCATCCTACGAGCCCCTGAAGGTGGTCATCATTGACCATGGCCTGCAGACGCTGACCCACGAGGTCATTGTGCCCCACTCGGGCTGGGAGCGCGAGCCCAATGAGGACTCTAAGCCACGGGATGCCGAGTGGACAACAGTCTTCAAGAATACGTCTGGCTGCTTGAG GAACGTGAGCTCTGATGGTGCAGAGGCCCGGCGGAGGCTCCGGGAGTGTGAAGGGCTGGTGGATGCACTGCTGCACGCCCTGCAGTCAGCTGTGGGCAGGAAGGACACGGATAACAAG TCGGTGGAGAACTGCGTGTGCATCATGCGGAACCTGTCCTACCATGTGCACAAGGAGGTGCCTGGGGCCGACAGGTACCAGGACGCCGAGCCTGGGCCCCCTGGCAGTGCTCTTGGCTCCCAGCGCCGGAGGCGGGATGACGCCGGCTGTTTCGGTGGCAAGAAGGCCAAAG GGaagaaggacagtgagatggaCCGGAACTTTGACACGCTAGACCTGCCCAAACGTGCCGAGGCTGCCAAAG GCTTTGAGCTGCTGTACCAGCCGGAGGTGGTCCGTCTGTACCTTTCCCTCCTGACCGAGAGCCGGAACTTCAACACCCTGGAGGCGGCTGCCGGGGCCTTACAGAACCTCAGCGCTGGCACCTGGGTG TGGGCCACGTACATCCGCGCCACGGTGCGCAAGGAGCGGGGGCTGCCGGTGCTGGTGGAGTTGCTGCGGTCCGAGACCGACAAGGTGGTGCGCGCCGTCGCCATCGCCCTGCGCAACCTCTCGCTGGACCGTCGCAATAAGGACCTCATCG GGAGCTATGCCATGGCGGAGCTGGTGCGGAATGTGCGCAGTGCACAGGCACCGGCGCGACCCGAGATCCGCCTGGAGGAGGACACGGTGGTGGCCGTGCTCAACACCATCCACGAGATCGTGTCCGACAGCCTGGACAACGCGCGCTCGCTTCTGCAGGCTCGCGGCGTTCCTGCGCTCGTGGCGCTCAGCGCCTCCag CCAATCGGTGCGCGAGGCGAAGGCCGCGTCCCACGTGCTGCAGACCGTGTGGAGTTACAGGGAGCTGCGCGGGGCCCTGCAAAAGGAAGGCTGGACCAAGGCGCGCTTCCAG TCGGCTGCTACTATTGCCAAGGGGCCCAAGGGAGCACCGAGTCCCAGAGGCTTTGACGACAGCACCTTGCCACTGGTGGACAAAAGCCTTG